The DNA window CTGATTCCTGAACTACTCGACATCCTCGACGGCATCGTCCTCATCGGCGGAAACGATCTGGATCCCGCGCTCTACGGCGAAACCTGGCACCCCAAAACAGAACGTCTTGACGCCCAGCGGCAGACCTTCGAACTCGCGCTGATTGCGGAGGTCGAACGCCGAAAGCTTCCGGCACTGGGTATCTGCCTGGGGTCGCAGGTCATGAACGTTCATCGAGGCGGATCGCTGCATCAGTTTCTGCCGGATTTCCCCCGAGAAGGAGCAATCGAGCACCGATCGCTCGGGAACGACAGCTATCGGCATCCGGTGCAGATTGAGCCCGGAACCATGCTCGAAGAGATCGTGGGAACCGGTTCGATCATCGCGAACAGCCGCCACAAGCAGGGCGTGAACCGATTGGGACGAGGATTGCGAGTCAACGCCACTGCCCCGGACGGAGTCATCGAAGGGTTTGAAGACCCGAGCCTTCCGTTCTTCGTCGCGATCCAATGGCACCCTGAGAATCTGACCGCAACCGACCCGGCGCACCTCAGGATTTTCGAGCGGTTGGTGAGCGTCGCGCGATCCCGCGTAGCCACCTGAGGTGACCGAGCTGAAGCCGAGCACGATCTGATCGGCCTTG is part of the Humisphaera borealis genome and encodes:
- a CDS encoding gamma-glutamyl-gamma-aminobutyrate hydrolase family protein — protein: MKRPVIGITIDSRDDKPSRYEIPSDYARSVERAGGLPVMLPFRAELSLIPELLDILDGIVLIGGNDLDPALYGETWHPKTERLDAQRQTFELALIAEVERRKLPALGICLGSQVMNVHRGGSLHQFLPDFPREGAIEHRSLGNDSYRHPVQIEPGTMLEEIVGTGSIIANSRHKQGVNRLGRGLRVNATAPDGVIEGFEDPSLPFFVAIQWHPENLTATDPAHLRIFERLVSVARSRVAT